GCCGAACTCCTCGTCCTGCAAGGCGTCTACGACACCACCGAGCAGGCCAGGGCCGCCCTCGCCGACACCCCCGCACCACCACCCCCCGAACCGGCCGCCGAACCGGCCGCCGACGACCAGGACCGGCCCACCCGCCGGTCCTGGGCCACCCGGCTCGACATGATCCGGCGGATGGCCTACCTGCTCGGCCTGGTCGGCCTCGACCAGGCGCCGCGCGGCTGGCTGCGCCGGATCGCGGGCTGGGTCGGCGTCACCCTCCTGATCATCGTCGGACTCGCCTTCCCCGTCGTCTGGATCCCCGTGATGGGACGCGCCACCGCCCAGGCCACCACCGCCCTGGCCCACCGCGCCATCGCCTACTACTGGCCCACCGGCGGCGCCGACCGGCCGCCCAGGGAGGGCCACGTCCGCGCCGCCACCGTCGCCGTCCTCGGCCAGACCCTGCTCGCCGTGCTCATCCCCTCGGTGGTCTACCTCGGCGTGCTGTTCCTCGGCCTCGAACTGGTCGGCGGACGCTTCACCACCGCGGCCCTGCTCGCCGTGGCCGCCGGAGCCGCGTACGCCGCCCACCGCGCCCACCGCGCCCACCGCGCCCGCCGCGGCCCGCGCCATTGACGCTGACCTCCCCGGACCCGGCCGCCCGCGCCGGCCCACCGGTGCCGCGCGAACGGCAGCAAGGGGGACCCGAGCAGCAGGGAGGGGGAGACCGGAACAGCGCGAGAGGGGGACCGGAACGGGGGCGAGCGGGGGACCGGACCAGCGCGAGCGGGAGACCGGAACGGGGCGAGAGGGAGACCGGAGCAGCGGGAGGGGTGGCCGGAACGGCATGAGAGGGTGACCGGATGCGTGACGAACTGATCGCCCAGGCCCGCCGACTGGTCGCCGACCGGTACCCCGACGCCTCGGCCGTCCTGCTGGCGGGCTCCGCCGCCACCGGGCGCGCCCGCGCCACCAGCGACCTCGACCTCGCCGTGCTGCTGCCCGCCGGACGCACCACCCACCGGGAGACGCTGCGCCACGAAGGCCGCCTGGTCGAGGTCTTCGCGCAGACCCCGGACGGCCTCGCCGAGCTGCGCGCCGCCGACGCCGCCTCCCGCCGCGGCGTCGTCCAGCAGCTGTACGCGACCGGGGTGATCCTGCTGGACCGCGACGGGAGCGCCGCCCGCCTCGCCGAGGAGGCCAGGGCCGAACTGCTCGCCGGCCCGGCGCCGCTCGCAGCCGAACAGCGCGAGAACCTCCGCTACGCGCTCACCGACCTGCTGGAGGACCTCGGCGACGCCGCCGACCGGTGGGAGGCCCTGGCCATCGGCGCCGACGTCCTCCGCACCGCGGGCGACCTGCTCTGCGACCACCGCCGGGCCTGGACCGGTACGGGCAAGTGGTTCCCCCGCCGCCTGCTCGCCGCCGACCCCGAGCGCGGCCCCCGCCTGCTGGAAGCCCACCGCGCCCTCGCCGAGACCGGTGACCCCGCGGCGCTGCTCGCCGCGGCCAATGACGTGCTCGACCTGGTCGGCGGACCGCTGTCGGCCGGCTACCGCCGCGACTGGCCCAGCAACTGACTGACGGGCCGTCAGGTCGCCCCGCTGGAACCGAAGTCGTGTCAGCGAGGCCCGCGGTGGCGAACCCGGGCGGCCAGCAACGCGATGTCGTCCTCGGCGTCCTGCGGGGCCAGTGCGGCGAGGGTGCCGTCGAGCATGGTGTCGAGCGGCCCGTCGACGGTCAGGCGGAGTTCGGACAGGCGCGCCAACGAGACGTCGATGTCCTCGCCGCGGCGTTCCACCAGGCCGTCGGTGTAGAGCAGCAGGACGTGGTCGGCCCGGAGTTCGACGGTGGTCTGCTCGTAGCCGCCGACCCCGGTGCCCAGCGGCGGCCCGGTCGGTACGTCGACCAGGGTGGTGGCGTGCGCGGTGAGCAGGGCGGGCGGCAGGTGGCCGGCCCCGGCGAACGTCCAGCGGGCGCGGGCCGGGTCGGCGAGGGCCAGCACGCAGGTCGCCGGGCGGGCGTTCTCCTGCTCGGCGATCAGCGCGTCCAGCTGGCGCAGGATCCGGTGCGGCGGCAGGTCCATCGCGGCCACGTAGCGCAGCGTGGAGCGGTAGTTGCTCATGTCCACGGCCGCCTCCACGCCGTGGCCCATCACGTCGCCCATCGCCAGCAAGGTCCGCCCGAACGGCAGCCGCACCGTCTCGTACCAGTCGCCGCCCACCACCGAGGTGATCCCGGACGGCAGGTAGCGGGAGGCGAGTTCGAGGTTGGGGTGCGGGCTGCCCGGCTCGGCCAGCAGGGCGCGCTGGAGTTCCAGCGCGGTGTTCTGCGAGCGGGCGTAGCGCCTGGCGTGGTCGAGGGTGAGCGCGGCGCGCCCGGCGACCGCGGCCAGCAGTTCGGTGTCCTCGGTCGTGAACCCGAGCGAACTGCCGTGCGCCCGGGCCAGGGTGAGCACGCCGATCGGCCGCCCGCGGGCGATCAGCGGCACCGCCAGCAGGCAGTCCACGCCCGCCGCCCGGTACGCGGCCAGCGCCGCCTCGTCCGGGGCGAGCGCGGCCAACTCCTCGGCGGACAGCAGGTTGGCGGCCACCGCCCGGCCCTCCGCGAGCGCCCGGGCCGTCACCGACCCCGGACGGTGCCGCACCGCCCCGCCGGGCGGCGAGGACGGCAGTGCCTCGTGCAGACTCTTCGCACAGGCCGCCGCCGCGCGGCGCAGCCGGAGCCGGGGCAGCTCCGGCGGGTCGGAAGCGACTGCGGCGTGCGGCGGTCCCAGTGGCTCGGGCGGGTCGGACGGTTCCCCCCGGCCGGTCCGGCGGGCCTGCTCGGGCGCGTCGAGCGGCAGCACGTCGATCACCGCGAGATCCGCCGAGTCGGGAACCGCGAACGCGACGAGTTCCGCGCAGGTGGTCTCGGGGTCGAGGGTGGTGCCGATCTGCTCGGAGGCTGTCTCCAGCAGCGCGAACCGGGTGCGGGTGCGCTCCAGTTCGGACCGGTGCACGTCCGCGCCGCCCGGCAGCACCGCCAGTACCCCGATCGGGGCGCCGTCGACTTCCAGCCGCCGGAAGTCCGCGGGCCGCCCGGCGAACGTGCCGGGGCGCGCCCGGCCGTCCGCCAGCACCTTGCGCGGCACGCCCGCGTCCCCTGCCGGCCGGCCCAGCACCTCGGTCGGCGACACGCCCGTGACGTGATGGAACGTCGGATTGAGGTACCGCCAGCGCAGCCCCGCGTCCAGTACCGCGAACCCGACGGGCAACTGCCCGAGCAGGGCCGACACCAGCGCGTCCCGGTCGACCTCCAGCGCCTGGGAGGCAGCCGTGAGCAGCGAATCCGTCGAGCTGTCGCCCGCCGATTCGGGCCGCACCCGTGACTCCTCCCTCACCACGTCCCCCGTGGAGCCGTCGCACGGCCGGCAGGCACGGCGCGCCGCCGAACCGCCCAGCCCGGTGTCCTACTGCCCCGGATGATCCGCACCCGGGGCACGCACCATACTCGGCGCTCGCGCCTGGCCGGAATCAGACGCAGCGCCGTTGCCGATCGAAGGCCCGTTTTTTGTCGATCCGTGATGTTCCGTTGCGTCGGACGGTGTCGTGCGGCCGGCGAGTGCGGCGGTCCGGCGCGGTCCGGGCCGGACCGGAGCGGCCCGGAGCGGCCCGGAGCGGGCGCCGGGCGCGGCGGCCCCGTGCGGCGGCCGAACCGCGGGCCCGGGGTTCAGGACGGCGGGTGCGGCAGCGGACGCGCCAGCCGCCGGACCTCCTCCAGCCGGGCCGGGTCCGGCTCCTGCCGGGTGAACAGATCGTGCCCCACCACCGTGGACTCCCACGCGTCCGGCGCCTCCGCGGAACGCGTCAGCAGCCACGCCGCCGAGATCCGCTCCACCGAATCCTCCTGGTACTGGCCGCTCCACGAGGTCACCGACCCCGCGTCGCTGTTCTCGTTGTGCCAGGCCACCGTCCAGCCCACCGCCGTCCCGTGCCCCGCCTCGCGCGGCGGCACCAACCGGCCGACCAGCGGGTACGCGCCACTGGCCCGCCCCGTCGCGGAGATGTACGTCCCGGTCAGCGCCCCGTCCGGGCCCGCCACCAACTTCATGTGCGAACCCAGCTCGCTGTACCAGTCGCCGGTGATGCCCACGCTGCTCCTCCTGCTGCCACCGCGTAGCTCGGACGCTCCGCCCACCACTGTGCCGCCCCGACCGCCCGGACGGCGGCGACGCGCGGACGGGAGTGGCACGGATGGCCGACACGCGCGCCCGGGCGGGGGCCTCGCGGGTGGTGCGGGCCCACACCGTCGAGCCCGTGGAGGTGGCGGGCGCGGCGGCTCGCCGGCCGGGGGACGCGGCGGGCGCGGTGGCCAGGGACGCGGGGCACGGTGGGCCACGGCGCACCCGGTGGACGGGAGGAACCGGGCGGGCAGGGACAATGGAAGGCGAACCGAACGCGAACCGTCGGGACCGGACCTCGGCCCGCGGCCCCGTCCCGCAGGAGACCCCGCACCGTGACCGACCAGCAGCACCCCGCCCCGACCGGCCGTCGACTCGACCTGCTCGCCGACTGCTCCGCCTGCTTCGGGCTGTGCTGCGTCGCCCTGCCCTTCGCCAAGTCGTCCGACTTCGCGGCCGACAAGAACGCCGGCACTCCCTGCCGCAACCTGCAGGACGACTACCGGTGCGGAATCCACCCCGCGCTGCGCGACCGCGGCTACCAGGGCTGCACCGTGTTCGACTGCTTCGGCGCGGGGCAGAAGGTCTCCCAGCACACCTTCGACGGCCGCAGCTGGCGCGAAGACCCCGACACCGCCCGGCAGATGTTCGACACCTTCCCGGTGATGCGTCAACTCCACGAACTGCTCTGGTACTTGACCGAGGCGCTGGATCTTCCGAAGGCCCGCCCGGTGCACACCGAACTCCGCCGCGCCCTGGACGGGATCGAGCAGCTCACTCGCCGGGACGCCGCCGCACTGATCGCCGCCGACGTCCCCGCGATCCGCGCCGAGACCAGCGAACTGCTGCTGCGGGCAAGCGAGCTGACCCGCAACGCGTTGCCCGGGAAGAAGCGCAACCACCGTGGCGCGGACCTGATCGGCGCCCGCTTGAAGGGGGCGGACCTGCGCGGCGCGAACCTCCGCGGCGCCTACCTGATCGCCGCGGACCTGTCCGGCGCGGACCTGCGCCAGGCAGACCTGATCGGCGCGGACCTGCGGGACGCCGACCTGCGCGGGGCCGACCTCACCGGAGCACTCTTCCTCACCCAGTCCCAACTCAACGCCGCCAAGGGTGACTCCACCACTCTGGTCGGTCCTGGCCCGGCGCGCCCCGCGCACTGGTGAGTCCGTGCCGGGCCGGGCCCGAGGGGCGGCGGGGCCGGGTCGGGCCAGGTGGAAGGCGGCGCGGGGGAGCGCGGGCGGGGGGCGTAGCAGGGGGCGCGCGAGGGCGCGCGCAGATCCCTGAAACGGGATTAATTACCTGCGGTCCAGGCGATCCGGGCGTATGGTCATGAACTCCCCGACGCGAGAGGAGGGTCATCCGCGATGGGAGTGTTCAAAGACGCCCCGCCCAGCGAACATCCGGACTTCACCCAACTGCGGTTCATGGCGGCCGGTACGCCGTCCTGGTGGAAACGCAACCGCCACAAGGCACTTGGTGTCGGCGGCCTGCTGATCGGCTTCTGGCTGGCCGGCCACCACGACACCACCGCCCCTGCCGCCTCCTGCACCCCGACGTCCACCTCCACCAGCGGCCAGGCGGCCGGCACCGGCCACTGACCGTCCCCGCCGGGCGGTAAGCACCAGGCCCCGGCCCGGGCCGTGAGCAGGCACGAACCGGGCCGGGGCCGACTGCGATCAGCTACCGGTGTGGTGATCGATCGTCAGTCCCGGAGAGGTGACGGTACGTCATTGATTGCCGTCGCGCAGCGCGGTGAGCGTCGCCGCGAACGCGGCAGCCGAGTCGCGCGGGCGGTTGTACGGCAGCTTGCCGAGCAGCATGCCCATCGCACACGTGTTGGAGACCGCCGAGAACAGCAGGCCGCCGCCGACCGCGGCGGACACCCAGCGCGCACCGGGAACGGCCAGGTCGACGAGCACGCCGGCCAGTACCAGCGAGGCCGCGACCAGCCGGACCTGACGGTCCATCGCCCAACGGACCTTCGCGCCCGCCGCCCGGTTCAGGTCGCCGCCGCCGGCCGTCCAGGCGGCCGTGCCGCCGTCGACCAGCAACGCGGGAATCCCGGCGGCGGCCAGCTGCTCGCAAGCGTTCGACGCGCGGGCGCCGGAAGCGCAGGTCACGGCCAGCTCGCCGCGGGCGGCCGCCGCGCGCAGCGCGGGCAGTGCCTCCGAGAGCCGGTCGAGCGGCACGTTGTACGCGCCGGGGATGTGGCCGCCGGCGAACTCGCCGGCAGAGCGGACATCGATCACGGTCAACTGCTCGATCCGGGGCTGCAGCTGGTCGACGGTCAGGGGAGCGGTCATGGGGCGGATGGCCTTTCGGGGTGAAGACGGAAACGGAGGCGAAGCCGGGACGGCAGTTCCGGCACGCGATCGAGGGACGCGGTTGAGGCCGGGCGGGGTCGGGGCGGGGTCGAGACGGGGGCGGGGCGGGGAGGCGGCGGGCAAGGGGGCGGGCGAGGCGTCAGAACACGGCGTCCACCAGCATCAGCGCGGCGACGGCGAGCAGGGCCACGGCGAAGATCCGCTGCAGAGTGCGGCCGGACAGCTTCGACGCGAGGCGTTTGCCGTCCCACGCGCCGAGGACCGCCGCGGCGGCGAACGGGCCGACCGTGGCCCACGGGATCTCGGCGGCGCCGCCGAGCCGGGGCAGCAGCGCGGCCAGCGAGTTGAGCGTGATCACCAGCAGGCTGGTGCCGATCGCCTCGGCCATCGGGAACGCCAGGAACGAAACCAGCGCAGGCACCGCGAGGAACCCGCCGCCGACCCCGAGCACACCGGTCGCCGCGCCCAGGCCCGCCCCGGCGAGAGCGGAGCGCCGCGCCGACACGGGTACGGGGACGGGGGTCGCCGCGGCGCTCGGCGTCGGACCGAGGGGCCTTGCGGGGGTCGGATTCGGCAGGGTGGCGGTTGCGGCGGCCACGTGCAAGGAGGCTGCCACGCCGCTCGCTGTCGTGGTGCCGGGCAACGGGAAAGCGATTTCCGCCTCCCTGCTCGGCGCGCCGTCGGCGGCGGTGCAGGCGGTGCCGACGGCTCCGGGCGCGAGGTACGCCGTTCCGCCTGACGGGGGAGAACCGGCGGCGGTAGTGGCAGCCGTCGCGAGGTACGCCGTTCCGTCGGGCAGCGGGAAAGCGGTTGCCGTCGTGGGGTGCGGGCGGTGCTCGGGGCAGCCGGAGTCAGTGGATCCGGCGGCGCGGCCGGGGCAGCCGGGGCGGTTGCGGCCCGCGGCGAGCATGCGCCACGCGGCCAGCCCGGCAAGGAGGGCGAACGCGGTGGTCAGGGCCGGTCCGGGCAGGTGGCGGGAGAGTGCTCCGCCGAGTGCGGCCAGCGGGAGTCCGGCGGCGCCGAACAGCAGGCCGCTGCGCCAGCGGACCCGGCCGGCCCGGGCGTGGGCGACCAGTCCGGTGAGCGAGGTCACGGCGACGATCAGCAGGCTGGCGGTGCTCGCGGTGCCCGGGGTCAGCCCGATCAGGTAGATCAGCGCGGGGACGGCGAGCATGCTGCCGCCGCCGCCCAGCCCGCCGAGCGCCAACCCGACCACCGCGCCCGCGGCCAGCGCGAGCAGCACGGTGGTCATATCGCTCCGCCGCAGCGACACTCGCCCCGGTGCGCGGGCAGCCCGGCGAGCGCCCAGGCGCGCATCCCGCCGACCACGTTCGCCGTCGGCACCCCGCGCGCGCTCAGCAGCTCGGCGGCCAGCATCGAACGGTTCCCGGAACGGCACACCGCGAGCACCGGCCGCCCGTCCGCCGCGGCCCGCGCGAGGTCTGCCGGACCCTCTCCGGCGGCGAGGCCGGGGAGCGGGAGGAGGAAGGCGCCGGGTGCGTGCACCTCGGCGTACTCCGCGGGCTCGCGGACGTCGAGCAGCAGCACCTCGCCGGCGGCGGCCAGGCGATGCGCCTCGGCGGGGTCGATCTGGGCGGGCGCGGGCTGAGGGGTCCAGGCCACGGTGTCCTCCTGGCAATCGCGGGGCGGTACTTGAGGGAGTTCGCCGGCCCCCCGGAGGCGGTCGGCCATCCCGGGAAGATACCGGTGGGGGTATATCGTTGGTCTCGAGCATATACCCCCACCGGTATCGGCCCGGGATAGCCCGATGGCCGAGAACTACCTGGGATAATACCTATGGGGGTATCGATATCCGTGTGCGTGTCCGCCCGGACGCCCCGGACGGCGACCACCCTCCGGCGCGCCCCGAGCGCGCCCGGCCGACGCAGAGATGGGGACACCCGTGTTCTTCGCCCAGTACTACCTCGACTGCCTCTCCCAGGCCTCGTACCTGATCGCGGACGAGACCACCGGCCGTGCCGTGGTGGTCGACCCGCGCCGGGACGTGGACGAGTACCTCGCGGAGGCCGAGGCCCGCGGCTTCACGGTCGAGGGCGTCATCAACACCCACTTCCACGCGGACTTCCTCTCCGGCCACCTCGAACTGGCCGCCCGCACCGGCGCCTGGATCGGCTACGGCAAGCGCGCCGAGACCGAGTACCCGATCCGCAAGCTCGCCGAGGGTGAGCGGATCAGCCTCGGCGAGGTGGTCCTGGAGATCCTGGAGACGCCCGGCCACACCCCCGAGTCGATCAGCGTGCTGGTCCGTGAACGCGCCGACGACGCCGTCCCGTACGGCGTCCTCACCGGCGACGCCCTGTTCATCGGCGACGTCGGCCGCCCCGACCTGCTGGCCTCCGTCGGCGTCACCGCCGACCAGCTCGGCCGGATGCTGTACGACAGCGTCCAGCACAAGCTGATGGCCCTGGACGACCAGGTCCGGGTGCTCCCCGCGCACGGCGCCGGCTCCGCCTGCGGGAAGAACCTGTCCACCGAGCGGCATTCCACCATCGGGCAGCAGCGGGTCACCAACTACGCCTGCGCGCCGATGACCGAGGACGAGTTCGTGGCCATCGTCACCGCCGGGCAGCCCGCCGCGCCCGGTTACTTCGGCTACGACGCCGACCTGAACCGCCGCGAGCGCGAACTGTTCGACGCCGCCGCACTCGCCGGCCCGCTGGACGCCGACGCCTTCCTCGGCCGGCGTGCCGCGGGCGCCGTCGTGGTCGACGCCCGCGACCCGGTCGCGTTCGCGGCCGGGCACCTGGACGGCGCCATCAACGTCCCCGCCGACGGCCGCTTCGCCGAGCAGTCCGGCACCGTCCTCGACCCGGCCTGGCCGCTGCTGGTGGTCGCCCCCGAGGGTCGCGAGCAGGAGACCGTCACCCGTCTCGCCCGGATCGGCTTCGACCGCGTCGCCGGCTACCTCGCCGACCCGGAGCAGACGTTCCGCTCCGTCCCCGAGCAGATGCGCCAGGCCCCGCGCCGTACCGTCGCCGACCTGCGGGCCGAACTCGCAGGCAGCGAGCCGCCGTTGGTGGTCGACGTGCGCGGCGAGGGCGAGCGCGCAGGCGGATTGATCCCCGGCTCGGTGCACCTCCCGCTGGCCGAACTGCCGCAGCGCATCGCCGAGATGCCGCAGGACCGCCCCGTCGTCGTGCACTGCGCCGGCGGCCACCGGTCCTCCATCGCCGCCAGCCTGCTGCGTCACCATGGTCACCCGCAGACCTCCGACCTGCTGGGCGGCTACGGCGCCTGGGAGTCCGCGGTCTGAGCCGGTTCGGGCGGTCGGCCGGGCCGTCTTGAGGGGGAATGCCCGGCCCGACGGTCGGGTTGATACCGGCGGGGGTATGAGCTGATCGTCACGCCAGGTGGCGGACACAACGGGGGCGGGCAGCCCGGGCGGGCCGCCCGTCGAGGACGAGGAGGAGCCTCATGCAGGTGGGCGACGAGGCCGTCGGCGCAGTGCTGAACCGGCTGCGCCGGGCGCAGGGCCAACTGGCCGGAGTGATCGCGATGATCGAGGCCGGCCGCGACTGCAAGGACGTGGTGACGCAGCTCGCAGCGGTGTCGCGGGCGCTGGACCGCGCCGGGTTCAAGATCGTCGCCAGCGGCATGCGGCAGTGCATGGCCGAGGCGGAGGAGGGCGGTGCGCCGATGAGCGAGGCAGAGCTGGAGAAGCTCTTCCTGGCCCTCGCCTGAGCCGCCGCGCCGAAGCCTGCGGGAAGCGCTTTCCCGTTCGGTGCCGGGCCGGGCCGCCACGACCCCGCCCGACGCCGTTCGGGGAGGCGCTTTCATGCGTCTCGTCGAACCCGGCCGACAGTCGTGCCAGGCCGATCCCCGGGGCGGGTGGGCGCGGGCGCGGTCAGGCGAGGGTGAGGAACATCTTCTCGAGTTCCGCCTCGGTCATCGGCGGGGTGTTCTCGTCCCCGGAGGCCAGGCACTGGCGCATGCCGCTGGCCAGGATCTTGAAGCCGGCCCGGTCCAGCGCCCGCGAGACGGCGGCGAGCTGCGTTACCACGTCCTTGCAGTCCCGCCCGGCCTCGATCATCGCGATCACGCCGGTCAGCTGGCCCTGCGCCCGGCGCAGCCGGTTCAGCACCGCGCCCACGGCTTCCTCGTCCACCTGCATCGAGCACCTCCTTGCCTTCTCTGAACCCGCCCGATCATACGGGAGCCGCCCGCCCCGCCCGGCGCGGCAGCCGGGCGACCCCGCCCGCGCCCCGCGGCGGTGACCTGCGTCGATGATCAGGATCGCCGGACGCGGCCCGCCGCGGCGCGAGCCGGCCCCTGCGCCGTCGGCCGGCGCGGAGCCGTTCGGCAGGCAGCTCGCGGGCCTCCGGGCCGAGGTCAATGGGCTGACGCAGTGTCAGAGCCGACTGCCAGAATGGCAGTTGTCCGAGCCTCCAACGGAAGGAAGTGCCCATGAACCTTGCGCAGCAACGGCGTTCGGCCCGACGCGGCCCTGTTGCGGTGGTCTTTGCCGTTCTCCTGGCAGGCGGCCTGGCCGCCTGCTCCTCCGATGACGGGAAGACGTGGAAGAGCTGGTCCGATAAGGGCGGCAAGGACCAGGTCGTGCTGATCGGCAAAGACATCCAGGCGTTGCTGGGTGCCACCGGAGGGTCGCCCGAGGTGACGGACCGCTGCCGACACGTCCTCGACGACATCAAGGCGGCGAAGGCGTACCGGGCGATACCCGACAAGACCGCGCAGTCGTTGTGGCAGGAGACCCTCGACCGGGCGCAGACCGCGGCCACCAACTGCACCCAGAACACCGATTCGCTCACCGGCGGCGCCAAGCTCAGCGAGGTCATCGAGGCCCAGAGTTCCTACCACCTGTTGGCCCAGCGGATATCGGATCTCTCCGCGTCCTAGCGCGGATGCCCGGATACCCGGATGCCCGTGGGTCCGTATGTCCGGAGGCTAGCGTCGTGCCTCGACCGGGTCTCCGTCCCGGCTCGTCGTCGTCCCGCTCCCGGCGCGCGTCGTTCCGCTCCCGGCGCCTTCCGGCGTGACGCCCTGGAGCGGGATCCGGCGCAGCGGCTCGCCGGGGGTGCGCACCGGACGCTCCGCGGGGTGGGCGTTCACCGAGCAGCTCGCGCAGTCGGGGACGTCCGGCAGGCCGTCGGTGTAGCGCTGCCGGTCCACCACGCGCTGTGCGGCGGCGGCGAGTTGACGGCGCCCGGGGAACAGCGCGGGCGGCAACTGCGGGAGGAACTCGACCTCCGCGGCCAGGCCGCGCACCGACACCACGCGCCAGAGCGAGGCGAGCAGCCCGTCCTCGCCGACGAACGCCGGCGCGGTGCTCGGCCCGTCGGCCGTGCGGTAGCGCAGCGTCAGCGGCTGCACGGGCACGTCGGCGCGCACCGCGGCTTCGAACAGCGCCGGGCGGAACCGTCCGCCGCCGCGGCCGCACCAGGTGCTGCCCTCGGGGAAGACCACCACGCGCTCGCCCCGGCGCAGCGCCGCCGCGATCCGGTCGACGGTCTCGGGCAGCGCCCGCAGACGGTCCCGGTCGATGAAGATGGTGCCGCCCCAGGAGGTCACCGGGCCGAGCACCGGCCAGCGGCCGACCTCGGTCTTGGCGAGCATCCGGCCGGGACGGACGGCGGCGACCAGCAGGATGTCCAGCCAGGAGATGTGGTTGGCGACCAGCAGCGATCCGCCGAGCTGCTTCCCGGGTACCGCGATCGGCCGCACCCGGACCCCGAGGGTGGCCAGCAGGAGCCGCGCCCACCAGCGCGCCAGCCGTTCGGCCGGCAGCCACGACAGCGCGCGGACCAGCGGCACCGCCAGGATTCCGGCGACCAGCACGGACAGGCAGCCCGCCAGCCGCAGCACGCGCTGCGGCACGGCGACCCGAGGTCCGCCGACCGTCACGCAGTCGCCGGGCGTGCACGGCGCGGTCGGCAGCCAGGCACTCATGCCGCCGTCGCCGTTCCGCTCGCGCCCGCGGAAGTGCCGCCGGCCGTACCGGAGTTGCCGATGATCGCGGAGATCGGCAGGTCGGCCGCGGCGGCCAGGAAGTGCCGCAGGTACCGCGGGTCGGTGCGCTCCAGCGACAGC
The DNA window shown above is from Streptomyces sp. TLI_171 and carries:
- a CDS encoding nucleotidyltransferase domain-containing protein, giving the protein MRDELIAQARRLVADRYPDASAVLLAGSAATGRARATSDLDLAVLLPAGRTTHRETLRHEGRLVEVFAQTPDGLAELRAADAASRRGVVQQLYATGVILLDRDGSAARLAEEARAELLAGPAPLAAEQRENLRYALTDLLEDLGDAADRWEALAIGADVLRTAGDLLCDHRRAWTGTGKWFPRRLLAADPERGPRLLEAHRALAETGDPAALLAAANDVLDLVGGPLSAGYRRDWPSN
- a CDS encoding SpoIIE family protein phosphatase is translated as MRPESAGDSSTDSLLTAASQALEVDRDALVSALLGQLPVGFAVLDAGLRWRYLNPTFHHVTGVSPTEVLGRPAGDAGVPRKVLADGRARPGTFAGRPADFRRLEVDGAPIGVLAVLPGGADVHRSELERTRTRFALLETASEQIGTTLDPETTCAELVAFAVPDSADLAVIDVLPLDAPEQARRTGRGEPSDPPEPLGPPHAAVASDPPELPRLRLRRAAAACAKSLHEALPSSPPGGAVRHRPGSVTARALAEGRAVAANLLSAEELAALAPDEAALAAYRAAGVDCLLAVPLIARGRPIGVLTLARAHGSSLGFTTEDTELLAAVAGRAALTLDHARRYARSQNTALELQRALLAEPGSPHPNLELASRYLPSGITSVVGGDWYETVRLPFGRTLLAMGDVMGHGVEAAVDMSNYRSTLRYVAAMDLPPHRILRQLDALIAEQENARPATCVLALADPARARWTFAGAGHLPPALLTAHATTLVDVPTGPPLGTGVGGYEQTTVELRADHVLLLYTDGLVERRGEDIDVSLARLSELRLTVDGPLDTMLDGTLAALAPQDAEDDIALLAARVRHRGPR
- a CDS encoding avidin/streptavidin family protein, translating into MGITGDWYSELGSHMKLVAGPDGALTGTYISATGRASGAYPLVGRLVPPREAGHGTAVGWTVAWHNENSDAGSVTSWSGQYQEDSVERISAAWLLTRSAEAPDAWESTVVGHDLFTRQEPDPARLEEVRRLARPLPHPPS
- a CDS encoding pentapeptide repeat-containing protein; the encoded protein is MTDQQHPAPTGRRLDLLADCSACFGLCCVALPFAKSSDFAADKNAGTPCRNLQDDYRCGIHPALRDRGYQGCTVFDCFGAGQKVSQHTFDGRSWREDPDTARQMFDTFPVMRQLHELLWYLTEALDLPKARPVHTELRRALDGIEQLTRRDAAALIAADVPAIRAETSELLLRASELTRNALPGKKRNHRGADLIGARLKGADLRGANLRGAYLIAADLSGADLRQADLIGADLRDADLRGADLTGALFLTQSQLNAAKGDSTTLVGPGPARPAHW
- a CDS encoding rhodanese-like domain-containing protein; the protein is MTAPLTVDQLQPRIEQLTVIDVRSAGEFAGGHIPGAYNVPLDRLSEALPALRAAAARGELAVTCASGARASNACEQLAAAGIPALLVDGGTAAWTAGGGDLNRAAGAKVRWAMDRQVRLVAASLVLAGVLVDLAVPGARWVSAAVGGGLLFSAVSNTCAMGMLLGKLPYNRPRDSAAAFAATLTALRDGNQ
- a CDS encoding rhodanese-like domain-containing protein; the encoded protein is MAWTPQPAPAQIDPAEAHRLAAAGEVLLLDVREPAEYAEVHAPGAFLLPLPGLAAGEGPADLARAAADGRPVLAVCRSGNRSMLAAELLSARGVPTANVVGGMRAWALAGLPAHRGECRCGGAI
- a CDS encoding rhodanese-like domain-containing protein; translation: MFFAQYYLDCLSQASYLIADETTGRAVVVDPRRDVDEYLAEAEARGFTVEGVINTHFHADFLSGHLELAARTGAWIGYGKRAETEYPIRKLAEGERISLGEVVLEILETPGHTPESISVLVRERADDAVPYGVLTGDALFIGDVGRPDLLASVGVTADQLGRMLYDSVQHKLMALDDQVRVLPAHGAGSACGKNLSTERHSTIGQQRVTNYACAPMTEDEFVAIVTAGQPAAPGYFGYDADLNRRERELFDAAALAGPLDADAFLGRRAAGAVVVDARDPVAFAAGHLDGAINVPADGRFAEQSGTVLDPAWPLLVVAPEGREQETVTRLARIGFDRVAGYLADPEQTFRSVPEQMRQAPRRTVADLRAELAGSEPPLVVDVRGEGERAGGLIPGSVHLPLAELPQRIAEMPQDRPVVVHCAGGHRSSIAASLLRHHGHPQTSDLLGGYGAWESAV
- a CDS encoding metal-sensitive transcriptional regulator is translated as MQVGDEAVGAVLNRLRRAQGQLAGVIAMIEAGRDCKDVVTQLAAVSRALDRAGFKIVASGMRQCMAEAEEGGAPMSEAELEKLFLALA
- a CDS encoding metal-sensitive transcriptional regulator, with protein sequence MQVDEEAVGAVLNRLRRAQGQLTGVIAMIEAGRDCKDVVTQLAAVSRALDRAGFKILASGMRQCLASGDENTPPMTEAELEKMFLTLA
- a CDS encoding 1-acyl-sn-glycerol-3-phosphate acyltransferase, giving the protein MSAWLPTAPCTPGDCVTVGGPRVAVPQRVLRLAGCLSVLVAGILAVPLVRALSWLPAERLARWWARLLLATLGVRVRPIAVPGKQLGGSLLVANHISWLDILLVAAVRPGRMLAKTEVGRWPVLGPVTSWGGTIFIDRDRLRALPETVDRIAAALRRGERVVVFPEGSTWCGRGGGRFRPALFEAAVRADVPVQPLTLRYRTADGPSTAPAFVGEDGLLASLWRVVSVRGLAAEVEFLPQLPPALFPGRRQLAAAAQRVVDRQRYTDGLPDVPDCASCSVNAHPAERPVRTPGEPLRRIPLQGVTPEGAGSGTTRAGSGTTTSRDGDPVEARR